One Ranitomeya imitator isolate aRanImi1 chromosome 4, aRanImi1.pri, whole genome shotgun sequence genomic window, tacgtgttttacacggacccattgactttaatgggtctgtgtgatccgtgcgctcccacgaacactgacatgtctccgtgttttccaaacggacacacggttcgtgaaaacacgctgacatgtgcagagacacattgattttaatgtgtctatgtgagtcagtgtctccggtacgtgaggaaactgtcagctcacgtaccggagccactgacgtgtgaaaccggcctaatgcggTGGATCTTCAAGTCCAGACACACCGGATGGAAGGGTGTGACACTGGTTCTGGAAGAAATCATATCATGGGTTGTGTATTTTGCTGGGTGGGTGCGCAAAACTGTTCAGTATAAAGGGCAGCTGAGATGGAATATCCCTTTTAACATGATGGCATATAATGTTGGACTGGTACTACCCTCGGAAATAACAGAAAATTGCTGAGATACACAGATGTCTGTTGAAGAACTTGTTAGAAAGAGGCGATGATCTTGAtgcagctataggctggaccacggtgagtcattggacgtggtatatctcgatttttccaaagcgtttgataccgtgccgcacaagaggttggtacacaaaatgagaatgcttggtctgggggaaaatgtgtgtaaatgggttagtaactggcttagtgatagaaagcagagggtggttataaatggtatagtctctaactgggtcgctgtgaccagtggggtaccgcaggggtcagtattgggacctgttctcttcaacatattcattaatgatctggtggaaggtttacacagtaaaatatcgatatttgcagatgatacaaaactatgtaaagcagttaatacaagagaagatagtattctgctacagatggatctggataagttggaaacttgggctgaaaggtggcagatgaggtttaacaatgataaatgtagggttatacacatgggaagaaggaatcaatgtcaccattacacactgaatgggaagccactgggtaaatctgacagggagaaggacttggggatcctagttaatgataaacttacctggagcagccagtgccaggcagcagctgccaaggcaaacaggatcatggggtgcattaaaagaggtctggatacacatgatgagagcattatactgcctctgtacaaatccctagttagaccgcacatggagtactgtgtccagttttgggcaccggtgctcaggaaggatataatggaactagagagagtacaaaggagggcaacaaaattaataaaggggatgggagaactacaatacccagatagattagcgaaattaggattatttagtctagaaaaaagacgactgaggggcgatctaataaccatgtataagtatataaggggacaatacaaatatctcgctgaggatctgtttataccaaggaaggtgacgggaacaagggggcattctttgcatctggaggagagaaggtttttccaccaacatagaagaggattctttactgttagggcagtgagaatctggaattgcttgcctgaggaggtggtgatggcgaactcagtcgaggggttcaagagaggcctggatgtcttcctggagcagaacaatattgtatcatacaattaggttctgtagaaggacgtagatctggggatttattatgatggaatataggctgaactggatggacaaatgtcttttttcggccttactaactatgttactatgttactatgttacatcttccATTATGGAGCAGGCTGACCTGAACAAAGTAAGGAAGATGGCAGCTTTGCACTACTATATCCCAAATAATAATGATGAATGTGACCTGAACATTGCTACAAGGTGACACTTGTCTGAATACAATCCAACCACAGTCACTATCATTGGCTGTGTAATATCTATATATGTAATTTAGCACGGCCCCCAGTCTCAGCCATAACATCCTGCTAGTAGAAGTTTCATTATTGTACAATATCTGGAACAATCTTGATCTCCTTTTATCTACAAATTATTGCTCCAATAGCAAATCACCATTTTATATTTATTAACCCATTATCAATCCAGCTTGCTTGATAAGCACATTTTTGATTTTCTCAAGCCACGTCCGGTTCCGTTGGGCTGCTTGCTTCCAAGAATACCCAGTACAGTAGACTGAGTTCGCCATATAATTTGGTTGCATACTTTACATTTTCATTCAGGTGTCTTCAGTGAGGAGGTGCACAGAGAACCAAGTCCATAACAAAGTCCATAATTGATTTTTAGAGATTAAGGAAAGAATGTTACTATCAGTTATTAGGttttttagaaggacgtagatctggggatttattctgacggaatataggctgaactggatggacaaatatcttttttcggccttgctaactatgttactatgttatgttaatgGATGACTTTTGACTCATCAGTTCTCTTAGTCTACAATTTGGGAGTTGTCTCACACAACCAATGGACAGATGTGGTGCtgttttggaagaaagcagccatgttttcctgATTCTCGAATCTTGGCCTAGTGTTTCTTACTGAGTAAATAATCAAGTTAGAgttaggagacttataggccaggcAGTGTTTTCTGGAGGAAAAGTATACAAACTGGTCTCTTCAAAGATAAAAAGAACGAGGTTTCTACTGCCACCTATATGATGTTGCAGTCTGACTTGACGCTGTTCTCAAGGAAAACATTTGTATCAGACCTCTTTTGAAGGCCCCTCCCTCAGTCAACCAATCTCTAATTTTTCACTGATGATGGCCAAGATCCCCGTTTTGAGAAGATTTTGGTTTGGTTAAATTACATGGAAAGGCTTTTCAAAGGTCAATATTGACTACTTGACTTACTTCCTCCAATGGAGGCCATTAGAGACTCCTGCCTTTTTCTTCTTTGAAGCAGCTGCTTTTCGAATACTGGACATACTGTACTTGGTAATTATGATTTATTTTGTCAGTCCATTCTTGCTTTCCTGCCTTATTTTCTTAGGTTGCATTACTTTGCTTATTTCTGCTTGGAATGAAGAAGAATATCAACGCTGCGAAACATGCTTGCATTTCTTGATTCCTTAGGCTGTATATTATGGGATTAAACAAAGGTGTTAATACAGTGTAAAAAAGAGAGAGGATTTTGTTGACTTCTACCGAGCGTTTGTGAGAAGGAACCAAATAGATGATGAGGATTGTCCCAAAGTATGTACAGACAGTAGCCAGATGTGAGCTACAGGTGGAAAAAGCCTTCTGCCGCCCAGTCTCTGAGGGTATCTTGATAATGGTATAAAATATGGCCACATAACTTAAGATAATGAGCACAAAAGGGAGAATACCCATTAACATGGCATATACCAAAACTTCTACCTGCACCAGTGAGGTATCAGATGAAGACAAATGTAAAATGGGTTGTAAGTCACAAAAAAAATGATCAACTACATTTGCTCCACAGAACTGTAGGCTTGATATTGTTGTGACTATTATACACATTCCTATGAAGCCAGAAAGCCAAGCCCAGACCACCAGATGAATGCAGGTCTTGACATTCATAATTGAAGCATATCTCAAGGGGTTGCAGATGGCTAAGTATCGATCGAAAGCCATGACTGTAAGGAGAAGGCACTCAGCGCTCCCGGATGATGTGTAAACGTAGAACTGGATAATACAGCCATTTAAGGAGATTGTCCCACCATCGCTCCACATGACATTGATCATATTAGGCATGATGTTAGTTGTGAAAATAACTTCACAAGAAGAAAGGTTACAGAGGAAaaagtacatgggagagctgagtctTGGGCTTGTTGTAATTAAACCAATTATTAAGAGGTTCCCTGCCAGAATGATGAAATATGTTAGAAGACACATGAGAAGGACAATGGGCTTGACCAGGTGGAGATGTCCAAATCCCAGAAGAACGAGTTCTGTCGTTATTGTCTGGTTGTCTCTGCACATTCTCTGTTGCAATGTAATAAGATAATATTGAAACTTCTTATTCTATAACAGAGGCTCAGTAAGGGATGTCATAACTTGTGAAAAACTGCACCGTGGGAAGAAGGAACGCACTGCTTGGTGATGTTTTCCCGAGGAGAGGGCTTGAGGTTGAGAGAGTCCTGCGTTCTCTCTGGAAAAAGAAAGTGGAAAAATTCTGTCACCTAGCATTACTATTTAGCCTTAATCCCATAATCTTACCAACAAGTCGTCTCTAGACACGATATGTTTCACTGTTCTGTGTGTTCAAATAGGTTGAAATAGCCACCTTCCATTTGTATCACTTCAGCTTGGTCATCTCTGGACCTCAATTACATCCTACAGCCCTGTATTCTGATTTTGTGGGTTGTACTTCTATTTTACTGGTTGCTGGTCCCTAATAATGACCAGTTATTCATAGTTTACACCATTGATGGACAcagtcagaaaagggcccctgaGCAAGAAAAATATATGGGCCCTATGCAAACCAAGAGCTCCTAAAATGCAAGATGGCACcttctttggaggtagaaatgagaCCCCTTACCTTTTGGACCACACAGGTTGCCCCAGCATCGTCATCTCGATGTCAAAATTAATGCttcaatggggaaaaaaaggataGTTAAAAAATTAGTAGATTAAATACAGAAAAAGAATGTTATAATGAAGCAGATAAAGGAATAAGAAATATTCAGACTTCAGCTGTCACAAGCCAGTTTCTAGAAATTGCTAAAGTTTTCTCTTCCAATTAAagacattcatagtaacatagtaacatagtaacatagttagtaaggccgaaaaaagacatttgtccatccagttcagcctatattctatcataataaatccccagatctacatccttctacagaacctaataattgtatgatacaatattgttctgctccaggaagacatccaggcctctcttgaacccctcgactgagttcgccatcaccacctcctcaggcaagcaattccagattctcactgccctaacagtaaagaatcctcttctatgttggtggaaaaaccttctctcctccagacgcaaagaatgcccccttgtgcccgtcaccttccttggtataaacagatcctcagcgagatatttgaattgtccccttatatacttatacatggttattagatcgcccctcagtcgtcttttttctagactaaataatcctaatttcgctaatctatctgggtattgtagttctcccatcccctttattaattttgttgccctcctttgtactctctctagttccattatatccttcctgagcaccggtgcccaaaactggacacagtattccatgtgcggtctaactagggatttgtacagaggcagtataatgctctcatcatgtgtatccagacctcttttaatgcaccccatgatcctgtttgccttggcagctgctgcctggcactggctgctccaggtaagtttatgatTAACTAGGATccacaagtccttctccctgtcagatttacccagtggtttcccattcagtgtgtaatggtgatattgattccttcttcccatgtgtataaccttacatttatcattgggaactgaaaaaaccctttaaaatataacttttaataaatgctgagtaaaaaatacccataaaaccaggtcaggagtcagtaacaccttaatctatcttaacacagacaatgaaaggatagagactaaacggtggggggggggcgtgatctttccctcactcaccctacctcacgcggaggttggcaccctaaatgagCTGCATCCCGGAATGACCGCTCTCAGTGAAGGGCAGCCCTTCACTGAGAGCGGTCATTCCGGGACGCAGCTCATTACAGTTGCCCCGGATTTGCTGAGCGGTTACTTCGGGACGCAGCTTATTATAGCTTCCCCGGTCCGCTAgaggccccactccttcccctgatgaaccctggtgtaTTTAcctggggggaaacgcgtcgggatgggcggcagcatatggatgagtacatcctttattttattttttgaccaTTGTCTTATTATCTGAGAGGTGCTAGTGTTTGTTATGTTGGCATAAGATTGTCTCTGTAGTACATCTGCTAACACAAGGTATACTCCTGTGAATACACTGTGCCTATGATTAGGGTATACCATGAGGTGTTGATAAAAGGCCTATGATTACTGTATATTGCAATTGATTATTTTGCCTCTATAcattagacaccttgtgcacctttcTTATATAAAGATCAATAGAAGGGTTACAGTCTACAGGACCCTCTTCTTGTGGaaactatcccacattagatctttaaaactatctttttacaccttataagtatttgtacactttatattaagttatggtgtggtggtggtttcattttggataagatcctgtagggtcataagggagagccgtcgacgagtgggggcgccacatcgattttagggtgccaacctccgcgtgaggtagggtgagtgagggaaagatcacgccccccccactgtttagtctctatcctttcattgtctgtgttaagatagattaaggtgttactgtctcctgacctggttttatgggtattttttactcagcatttattaaaagttatattttaaagggttttttcagttCTCTGGTTATACCTTCAAATTATACCCTGTATGTATTGTTTTTTGGTTAcaacttacatttatcattgttaaacctcatctgccacctttcagcccaagtttccaacttatccagatccatctgtagcagaatactatcttctcttgtattaactgctttacatagttttgtatcatctgcaaatatcgatattttactgtgtaaaccttctaccagatcattaatgaatatgttgaagagaagaggtcccaatactgacccctgcggtaccccactggtcacagcgacccagttagagactataccatttataaccaccctctgctttctatcactaagccagttactaacccatttacacacattttcccccagaccaaagcacggtatcaaacgctttggaaaaatcgagatataccacgtccaatgactcaccgtggtccagcctatagcttacctcttcataaaaactgattagattggtttgacaggagcgatttctcataaacccatgctgatatggagttaaacagttattctcattgagataatccagaataacatccctcagaaacccttcaaatattttaccaacaatagaggttagacttactggcctataatttccaggttcacttttagagccctttttgaatattggcaccacatttgctatgcgccagtcctgcggaacagatcctgtcgctatagagtccctaaaaataagaaataatggtttatctattacattacttagttctcttagtactcgtgggtgtatcccatccggacccggagatttatctattttaatcttatttagccaatttcgcacctcttcttgggttagattggtgacccttaatatagggttttcattgtttcttgggatttcacctagaatttcattttccaccgtgaataccatggagaagaaggtgtttaatatgttagctttttcctcgtcatctacaaccattctttcctcactattttttaaggggtctacattttcagtttttattcttttactattgattgttatgattaggcaattcagtaccacagtggacatagaggtcagagcacatacagtgatctgacaataacccaaaaacatagaacgagctctgagacgtgggaactctgcagaccgcaatccctaatcctctccaacaacactagaggcagccgtggattgcgcctaacgctccctatgcaactcggcacagcctgagaaactagctagcctgaagaaagaaaataagcctaccttgcctcagagaaataccccaaaggaaaaggcagccccccacatataatgactgtgagttaagatgaaatgacaaacgtagagatgaaatagatttagcaaagtgaggcccgactttctgaacagagcgaggataggaaaggtaactttgtggtcaacacaaaaccctaaaaaccacacaaagggggcaaaaagaccctccgtaccgaactaacggcacggaggtacaccctctgcgtcccagagcttccagcaaacaaatagataagctggacagaaaaaaaacaaacaaaatagcaaaggaaaacttagctatgcagagcagcaggccacaggaatgatccaggaggaaaacaagtccaatactggaacattgacaggaagccaggatcaaagcactaggtggagttaagtagagcagcacctaacgacctcaccacatcacctgagggaggaaactcagaagccgcagtaccacttccctccaccaacggaagctcacagagagaatcagccgaagtaccacttgtgaccacaggagggagctctgccacagaattcacaacaattgatatagttgaagaacagtttgagattagttttactctccttagcaatgtgcttctctgtttcctttttggcagctttaattagttttttagataaagtatttttctccctatagttttttagagcttcaatggtgccatcctgctttaatagtgcaaatgctttcttcttactgttaattgcctgtcttacttctttgttaagccacattgggtttttcctatttctagtccttttattcccacaaggtataaaccgcttacactgcctatttaggatgtttttaaacatttcccatttattatctgtattcttatttctgaggatattgtcccagtctaccagattaagggcatctctaagctggtcaaactttgccttcctaaagttcagtgtttttgtgactccctgacaagtccccctagtgaaagacaggtgaaactgtacaatattgtggtcgctatttcctagatgcccgaccacctgcagatttgttattctgtcaggtctattagatagtattaggtctaaaagtgctgctcctctggttggattctgcaccaattgtgaaagataatttttcttggttattagcagaaacctgttgcctttatgggtttcacaggtttctgtttcccagttaatatccgggtagttaaagtcccccataaccaggacctcattatgggttgcagcttcatctatctgctttagaagtagactttccatggtttctgttatatttgggggtttgtaacagaccccaatgagaattttgttaccatttttccctccatgaatttcgacccatatggactcgacatcctcatttccttcgctaatatcctcccttaaagtggactttagacaagactttacatagagacaaacccctcctcctctctgatttttacgatcctttctaaacagactgtaaccctgtaagttaactgcccagtcatagctttcatctaaccaggtctcggttattcccactatgtcaaagttacctgtagatatttctgcttctagttctaccatcttgtttgtcaggcttctggcgtttgcgagcatgcagtttagaggattttgttttgttccaatctcctcactgtggattgttttagaaatgttcttacctcccttctgagtatgttttcctgggtcgtctttgttcgagtctaatgtttttcttcccgtcccctcttcttctagtttaacgccctcctgatgagtgtagcgagtcttctggcgaatgtgtgtttcccaggtttgttgaggtgtagtccgtctctggcgaggagtccatcataccagtaattcacaccgtggtccaggaatccaaatccttgttgtctgcaccatcgtcttagccagttgtttgcatcaaggatcctgttccatctcctggtgccatgcccgtctactggaaggatagaagaaaaaactacctgtgcatccagttcctttactttcttccccaactcttcaaagtctttgcagatcgtcggtaggtccttccttgctgtgtcattggtgccaacatgtatcagaagaaatgggtggacgtccttggagctgaagagctttggtatcctatcggtcacatccttgatcatcgcacctggaaggcagcatacttctcttgcggttatgtccggtctgcagatggctgcttctgtgcctctcagtagtgagtctcccaccaccaccactcttcgttgcttcttggctgtactttttgctgtcacttgttgctggttgcccttttcttttttgcttgctggtattgcttcatccttaggtgtgccatcttcatcctctacaaagatttgatatcggttcttcagttgtgtggttggtgatttctccatggtcttcgtgcttcttttggtcacatacttccactcatctgcttttggaggttctctgacactttcttcACATTctatgaccagtagagatgcttctgttctgtctagaaagtcttcattctctttgatgagtttcaaagttgctattctttcttccagaccccgcaccttttcttctaaaagggccactagtctacacttctgacaggtgaaatttgattcttcttctggtcgatctgtgaacatgtagcacatgctgcagctcaccatgtaggttgtcacatctgccatgttgctcctagatcctgctgacttactgtgtgttttccttcttgtgtaacctactcagccaagctctcttgcaataatgtcctacaggcaaaaattcgcgcgcctgaaCTTTTCTGAATTCGCTGGTCCAGTTGGCCATCACTGCTGGCACTATGGTCAAAACCCTTCATAGATCTGGTAATATGGCTTTGAGAAGATTCAGATAAGCACATGCATAGTAACAAGGTATCACTAAGGGTCCAATAACAGGATCAGGTGACCACACAGTATAAGGTTTTACCAAATCCTTCACATGAGTAGCCTTTAAAATAAACACTGGAGCTTTCCTGAAGTTCCTAGAGAGGGGACTGTAATGGGGTCTATGTCATGTAAAGACAAATGATGGATTACAAATACATGGAGAACATATGTATACTGGCTGCGTCTTACCAGTTATCAGGTAGCCATGAAAACTAGATCTGCAGGTGAAGGTGAAAAGTCAGAGAATCAACCCACAGAGAAGCACAATCACATTATATCCGGTTTATAGGGGACTATCGCGATCCTTCTGGGGTAAGAGGCATCTTATTTCTCCATCATCTTCTCCCAATGGTTTACCACTTCTCATCTTTTTAACTCAATATCGATTTGAGAacaagggaaaaaaaggaaaaagtctAAGATGGGATAAGAGATGTCCTGTGAATGACAGTAGATACGCGATTGTCAGCGACTCGGAATAAAAACATCTTCAAAATGTTCTCCATTTTATGTTCATCTCCCTGAAAACTTTATTACTAGATGTCAAGATTATGTGGAaccaaaatagaaaaatatatacaTTGGTACATGTATGTTGGTGCAAAAATAAAGGGAAGTTATGGCTATCTGAAAGGGAGGAAAACATCAAGACAAAAATTGTCCGTATCCTCAAGGAGTTAGACAATAAAGTACATTGTTCTCTGTTTTAGACAGCCCCTTCTTCGTAAACCTTAATACCAAGTCAAGGGTTTCCCACATCTGGTCCCAACGAGACCAACAAGTGGGAAATTGTCAGCAAGTGTTTGATTCTCCTACAGCACCCCCGGAGATGAAAAGAAGAATTAAAAAATCTTCACTTCAATCAGTATTCTGCCTGTGAAATCCTCTACAGAGAATACATTGGTCcaaatttattaaattttttgtgacaTTTTTACAATATATTTTATACCTGACTGGCATCTCATCTGCGGTGAGACTCATTTCTTACCGATTCACAGCCATTCGTGCCAGTTTGTAAAAGCGAAGGTGTAAGTGAAAGTGGCTCTCCAACACTGGATTTATGCCTTTTTT contains:
- the LOC138674749 gene encoding olfactory receptor 11A1-like is translated as MCRDNQTITTELVLLGFGHLHLVKPIVLLMCLLTYFIILAGNLLIIGLITTSPRLSSPMYFFLCNLSSCEVIFTTNIMPNMINVMWSDGGTISLNGCIIQFYVYTSSGSAECLLLTVMAFDRYLAICNPLRYASIMNVKTCIHLVVWAWLSGFIGMCIIVTTISSLQFCGANVVDHFFCDLQPILHLSSSDTSLVQVEVLVYAMLMGILPFVLIILSYVAIFYTIIKIPSETGRQKAFSTCSSHLATVCTYFGTILIIYLVPSHKRSVEVNKILSLFYTVLTPLFNPIIYSLRNQEMQACFAALIFFFIPSRNKQSNAT